Proteins encoded within one genomic window of Triticum aestivum cultivar Chinese Spring chromosome 2D, IWGSC CS RefSeq v2.1, whole genome shotgun sequence:
- the LOC123049872 gene encoding probable cation transporter HKT7, with product MAGARHKVAELLRHARRLSTAALDKALSLLSSPSSWSYVQHHVVKEPVARLRRALAGRFWRRLGSLLVHVAYFLAVSWLGYLLLAQLRFRAGGDGTRRPRGIDLFFTAVSAATVSSMSTVEMEVFSNGQLLVLTVLMFVGGEVFLSLLGLASKWSKLRKQIHKSSRRVEIHHVAELEMPPVDAATEFDNPTSMTSTADDEISKPLGHSHDTRLRRDAVLSLFFVVLAILLAVHVLGAGAIAAYILHASPAARRTLRGKALNVWTFAVFTTVSTFSSCGYMPTNENMIVFKRDTGLQLLLVPQALVGNTLFPPLLAACVRFAAAATRRVELKETAKKGRELTGYYHLLPARRCAMLAATVVGFLTVQVAMLCGMEWGGALRGMSPWEKVCSAVFLAVNSRHTGESTLDISTLAPAILVLFVLMMYLPPYTTWFPFEERSGVKDHPTEETQGVRLLKSTLLSQFSYLAIFVIAVCITEREKLKEDPLNFNLLSIVVEVVSAYGNVGFSMGYSCSRQISPDRLCTDRWTGFAGRWSDSGKLILILVMLFGRMKKFSMKAGKAWKLS from the exons ATGGCCGGAGCTCGTCATAAGGTCGCCGAGCTGTTGCGCCACGCACGGCGACTGTCGACGGCCGCGCTCGACAAGGCATTGTCCCTCCTGTCATCGCCTTCGTCCTGGTCATACGTGCAGCACCACGTCGTCAAGGAGCCGGTGGCGCGGTTGCGGCGCGCTCTCGCCGGGCGGTTCTGGCGACGACTCGGCTCGCTGCTCGTCCACGTCGCGTACTTCCTCGCCGTCTCCTGGCTCGGTTACCTCCTCCTCGCGCAGCTCAGGTTCCGCGCCGGCGGCGACGGGACGAGGCGGCCCCGCGGCATCGACCTGTTCTTCACCGCCGTCTCGGCCGCGACGGTGTCAAGCATGTCCACTGTCGAGATGGAGGTGTTCTCCAATGGCCAGCTCCTCGTCCTGACTGTCCTCATGTTCGTCGGTGGCGAGGTGTTTTTGTCGCTCCTAGGCCTCGCGTCCAAGTGGTCCAAGCTGAGGAAGCAAATTCACAAATCATCCCGGCGCGTCGAGATCCACCACGTCGCCGAGCTTGAGATGCCGCCGGTGGACGCCGCCACCGAATTCGACAACCCAACGTCGATGACATCGACCGCCGATGATGAGATAAGCAAGCCGTTGGGCCACTCGCACGATACCAGGCTGCGGCGCGACGCGGTGCTGTCGCTCTTCTTCGTCGTCCTCGCCATCCTCCTGGCGGTGCACGTCCTCGGCGCCGGGGCCATCGCGGCGTACATCTTGCAcgcgtcgccggcggcgaggcggacgCTGCGGGGCAAGGCCCTGAACGTGTGGACCTTCGCCGTGTTCACGACGGTGTCCACGTTCTCGAGCTGCGGGTACATGCCGACGAACGAGAACATGATCGTCTTCAAGCGGGACACCGGGCTGCAGCTGCTGCTCGTGCCGCAGGCGCTGGTCGGGAACACGCTGTTCCCGCCGCTGCTGGCCGCCTGCGTGCGCTTcgccgccgcggcgaccaggcGCGTGGAGCTCAAGGAGACGGCGAAGAAGGGCCGGGAGCTGACGGGGTACTACCACCTGCTCCCGGCGCGGCGGTGCGCGATGCTGGCGGCGACGGTGGTGGGCTTCCTCACCGTGCAGGTGGCGATGCTGTGCGGCATGGAGTGGGGCGGCGCGCTGCGGGGGATGAGCCCGTGGGAGAAGGTGTGCAGCGCGGTGTTCCTGGCGGTGAACTCCCGGCACACCGGCGAGTCGACCCTTGACATCTCCACCCTCGCGCCGGCCATCCTCGTGCTCTTCGTGCTCATGAT gtacctGCCTCCATACACGACATGGTTTCCATTTGAAGAGAGGTCGGGCGTGAAGGACCATCCCACGGAGGAGACCCAGGGGGTCAGGTTGCTCAAGAGCACGCTTCTGTCACAATTCTCCTACCTCGCCATCTTTGTCATTGCCGTCTGCATCACCGAGAGGGAAAAGCTCAAGGAGGACCCCCTCAACTTCAACTTGCTCAGCATCGTCGTCGAAGTCGTCAG CGCTTATGGAAATGTGGGCTTCTCCATGGGTTACAGTTGCAGCAGGCAGATCAGCCCGGACCGGCTGTGCACTGACAGGTGGACCGGCTTTGCTGGGAGGTGGAGCGATTCCGGCAAACTCATCCTCATTCTTGTCATGCTCTTCGGGAGGATGAAAAAGTTCAGCATGAAAGCGGGCAAAGCCTGGAAGCTTAGTTAG